One Ricinus communis isolate WT05 ecotype wild-type chromosome 7, ASM1957865v1, whole genome shotgun sequence genomic region harbors:
- the LOC8259708 gene encoding protein FAR1-RELATED SEQUENCE 5, whose product MESSSNQAFDSDDSERCFRVDNYDGHEFEDDELSENIDLCLGEVDKIIEQSNENLASICDVIEPYIGMEFKSRDDAREYYIAYGRHTGFTVRIHHNRRSRVNNMVIGQDFVCSKEGFREKKYIYRKDRVLPPPPITREGCPAMLRLAFRDGVKWVVTKFIKEHNHTLMSPSKVPWRGSAKSSVSEDEKDGRIRELTIELNNERQRCKRRCAAYQEQLHMVLAYIEEHTNHLSSKVQEIVNNVKELENEHLEESDC is encoded by the exons ATGGAGAGCTCATCTAATCAAGCATTTGATTCAGATGATAGTGAAAGGTGTTTTAGAGTTGATAATTATGATGGGCATGAATTTGAAGATGATGAGCTCTCagaaaatattgatttatgtCTGGGTGAAGTGGATAAGATTATAGAGCAATCTAATGAAAATTTAGCTTCCATATGTGATGTTATAGAACCATATATTGGCATGGAATTCAAGTCAAGAGATGATGCTCGAGAATATTATATTGCTTATGGCAGGCATACGGGATTTACAGTGCGCATTCATCATAACCGGCGCTCTAGAGTAAATAATATGGTTATTGGTCAGGATTTTGTTTGCTCCAAAGAAGGATTTCGTGAAAAGAAATACATATACAGGAAAGATAGAGTTCTTCCTCCCCCACCTATAACACGAGAAGGCTGTCCTGCAATGTTGAGGCTCGCTTTTAGGGATGGAGTTAAGTGGGTCGTcaccaaatttataaaagaacaTAACCACACATTAATGTCTCCTAGTAAAGTACCATGGCGAGGATCTGCAAAAAGTTCGGTCAGTGAG GACGAGAAGGACGGGAGAATACGAGAACTTACCATTGAGCTTAACAATGAGAGACAACGATGTAAACGTCGGTGTGCAGCTTACCAAGAACAATTACATATGGTGTTGGCATATATTGAGGAACATACTAATCACTTGTCAAGTAAGGTTCAGGAAATTGTTAACAATGTAAAAGAACTTGAAAATGAGCATCTGGAGGAATCAGATTGCTAA
- the LOC125370710 gene encoding adrenodoxin-like protein 2, mitochondrial, translating to MAISTLQKLTSQLHHRLPSLSPLVRSTTTSVKVADRIVKLFAIDLEGKKREIIGLSGQTLLKALTNSGLIDPASHRLEEIDACSAECEVSIAQEWFERLPPRSYDEEYVLKRNSRARVLNKHSRLGCQVVLQKDLQGMVVAVPEPKPWDIP from the coding sequence atggCGATATCAACCCTCCAAAAACTCACCTCTCAGCTCCACCACCGTCTCCCTTCTCTCTCTCCGCTTGTCCGATCAACCACGACCTCCGTAAAAGTCGCGGACAGAATCGTGAAGCTCTTTGCCATCGATCTAGAAGGGAAAAAACGGGAGATCATAGGTCTCTCAGGTCAAACTCTCCTCAAAGCCTTAACTAATAGTGGCTTAATCGATCCTGCGTCTCACCGCCTCGAAGAGATCGACGCTTGTTCCGCCGAATGCGAAGTCAGTATCGCCCAAGAATGGTTTGAAAGGCTGCCGCCACGATCTTATGACGAGGAGTATGTTCTGAAGAGGAACTCGAGAGCTAGGGTCTTGAATAAGCATTCGAGGTTGGGATGTCAGGTTGTTCTTCAGAAGGATCTTCAAGGTATGGTCGTTGCTGTCCCTGAGCCTAAACCTTGGGATATTCCCTAA
- the LOC8259707 gene encoding uncharacterized CRM domain-containing protein At3g25440, chloroplastic has translation MIIIIIRKRKMVVQRVLASTLCKAHQLRYLFTPFFSDSLTYRTTSLFHIICKVFSQAPAFRPVYVLEGPHIGGHRWIHFGPTLTDIDKDGEPPPLSGQSTMVEGSGCAKVKRKKLKGKRAVVRWLKFFRWKKKKEYERMTAEEKLLYKLKKAQKKEERYVQALKKIEPVDSSETTHDPEILTPEEHFFFLKMGLKCKNYVPVGRRGIYQGVILNMHLHWKKHQTVQVVVKTFSPEEVKEIAAELARLTGGIVLDIHEENTIIMYRGKNYSQPPTEIMSPRITLSRKKALDKSKYRDGLRAVRNYIPRLEQDLELLKVQSMGKAECGSASAEETLYTDDGAESGGVPSTPLENSEKLKKITDGQEECSEEESPMDLGMLSDSEDLSDIFETDSDTETEDKVKRPLYLEEFKKFPIQGNEEPEDFEEHLRQLSVDSRKVESSEKDSDIPSFDEVDRLFLRAASLLKKKKR, from the exons atgataataataataataaggaaaagaaaaatggtggTACAGAGGGTTTTAGCATCTACGCTCTGCAAAGCTCACCAGCTcagatatttatttactccTTTCTTTTCCGATTCACTTACTTACAGAACCACCAG TTTGTTCCATATCATATGCAAGGTATTTTCTCAGGCACCTGCATTTAGGCCAGTCTATGTTCTCGAAGGGCCTCACATAGGTGGACACCGGTGGATTCACTTTGGTCCAACTCTGACTGACATTGACAAAGATGGGGAGCCACCCCCCCTTTCTGGACAAAGTACCATGGTCGAAGGTTCTGGCTGTGCTAAAGTGAAGAGGAAAAAGTTAAAAGGAAAACGGGCAGTTGTAAGGTGGCTAAAATTCTTCAgatggaaaaagaagaaagaatatgAAAGAATGACAGCAGAAGAAAAACTTTTATACAAGTTGAAGAAG GctcaaaagaaagaggaaaggTATGTTCAAGCTTTAAAGAAGATTGAACCTGTGGATTCATCAGAAACAACTCATGATCCAGAGATATTGACTCCAGAAGAgcacttcttcttcttaaagATGGGCCTCAAGTGCAAGAATTATGTGCCAGTTGGAAGGCGGGGAATATACCAAGGTGTAATTCTTAACATGCACCTGCACTGGAAGAAACATCAAACTGTACAGGTGGTGGTGAAGACATTCTCACCAGAGGAGGTCAAGGAGATTGCTGCTGAGCTAGCACGTTTAACTGGAGGAATCGTGCTAGACATTCATGAAGAGAACACGATAATCATGTACAGAGGGAAGAATTATTCCCAGCCACCAACAGAGATAATGTCACCCAGGATAACTCTTTCTAGAAagaag GCTTTGGATAAATCAAAGTACAGGGATGGTCTTAGGGCAGTCAGGAACTATATTCCTAGACTGGAACAGGACCTTGAGCTGCTTAAAGTACAGAGCATGGGGAAAGCTGAATGTGGTTCTGCTTCTGCTGAAGAAACTTTGTATACTGATGATGGTGCAGAATCCGGGGGCGTGCCAAGCACTCCTTTGGAGAATTcagaaaagttaaaaaaaattacagatGGGCAAGAAGAATGCTCTGAGGAGGAATCTCCTATGGATTTGGGAATGCTATCCGATTCAGAAGATCTATCAGACATTTTTGAGACGGACTCTGATACAGAAACTGAGGATAAAGTAAAACGTCCTCTTTATTTGGAAGAGTTCAAGAAGTTTCCTATTCAAGGTAATGAAGAACCTGAAGACTTTGAGGAGCACTTGCGCCAACTATCTGTGGACTCAAGAAAAGTTGAGTCATCTGAAAAAGATTCTGACATACCCTCCTTCGACGAGGTTGACCGCTTGTTTCTTCGTGCTGCTtctcttttaaagaaaaagaagagatag
- the LOC8259706 gene encoding calmodulin-like protein 3 has translation MDPAELRRVFQMFDRNGDGKITRKELSDSLQNLGIYIPDKDLIQMIEKIDANGDGFVDIEEFGGLYQTIMDERDEEEDMREAFNVFDQNGDGFITVDELRSVLASLGLKQGRTVEDCKRMIKKVDVDGDGMVNYKEFKQMMKGGGFAALGSS, from the coding sequence ATGGATCCGGCAGAACTACGTCGGGTGTTTCAAATGTTTGATAGAAATGGAGATGGAAAGATAACAAGAAAGGAACTTAGTGATTCGCTACAAAACTTGGGCATTTATATACCTGACAAGGACTTAATTCAAATGATCGAAAAGATAGATGCAAATGGAGACGGGTTTGTTGATATTGAAGAGTTTGGAGGATTATATCAAACAATAATGGACGAGAGAGACGAAGAGGAAGACATGAGAGAAGCATTTAACGTTTTCGATCAAAACGGAGATGGGTTTATCACAGTCGACGAGTTGAGGTCGGTCTTGGCATCGCTGGGGCTGAAGCAAGGAAGAACTGTAGAGGATTGcaaaagaatgataaagaaaGTTGATGTGGATGGAGATGGCATGGTTAACTATAAAGAGTTTAAACAGATGATGAAAGGTGGTGGATTTGCTGCTCTTGGTTCAAGTTAA